Proteins from a genomic interval of Nocardia sp. BMG51109:
- a CDS encoding acyl-CoA thioesterase II yields MATIEEALEIERLERDIFRGASTKTQLARTFGGQVAGQALVSAVRTVEPAYQVHSLHGYFLRPGNPQESTVYLVERIRDGRSFCTRRVTGVQSGEAIFTMSASFHVGDDGPEHQDEMPEVPPPHELPDARTAMSAEALWAMREWEHWDTRTIPQEQVAHKTGLVAQQQVWFRYRHALPDDPLFHVCTLAYMSDMTLLGSSKVIHPDEPTQNASLDHAMWFLRPFRADDWLLYDQASPSAGFGRALTGGRIFNQEGRLVAAVVQEGLIRKLRED; encoded by the coding sequence ATGGCGACGATCGAGGAAGCCCTCGAGATCGAGCGGCTCGAGCGGGACATCTTCCGTGGCGCGTCCACGAAGACCCAGCTGGCGCGGACGTTCGGCGGGCAGGTCGCGGGGCAGGCGCTGGTGTCGGCGGTGCGGACCGTGGAGCCGGCGTACCAGGTGCATTCGCTGCACGGGTACTTCCTGCGCCCGGGCAACCCGCAGGAGTCCACGGTGTATCTGGTCGAGCGCATCCGCGACGGCCGGTCGTTCTGCACCCGGCGGGTGACCGGCGTGCAGAGCGGCGAGGCGATCTTCACCATGTCGGCGTCGTTCCACGTCGGCGACGACGGCCCGGAACATCAGGACGAGATGCCGGAAGTGCCGCCGCCGCACGAACTTCCGGACGCTCGCACGGCGATGTCGGCGGAGGCGCTGTGGGCGATGCGGGAGTGGGAGCACTGGGACACCCGCACGATCCCGCAGGAGCAGGTGGCGCACAAGACCGGGCTGGTCGCCCAGCAGCAGGTGTGGTTCCGCTACCGGCACGCGCTGCCGGACGACCCGCTGTTCCACGTGTGCACGCTGGCGTACATGAGCGATATGACGCTGCTCGGATCCTCGAAGGTGATTCACCCGGACGAGCCGACCCAGAACGCGTCGCTGGATCACGCGATGTGGTTCCTGCGCCCGTTCCGCGCCGACGACTGGCTGCTCTACGACCAGGCCTCGCCGTCGGCGGGCTTCGGCCGCGCCCTGACCGGCGGCCGGATCTTCAACCAGGAGGGCCGGTTGGTGGCGGCGGTGGTGCAGGAGGGACTGATCCGCAAGCTGCGCGAGGACTGA
- a CDS encoding SDR family NAD(P)-dependent oxidoreductase, whose amino-acid sequence MTPDTTQQQHPIGSGFTAASTAEEVLRGIDLSGKNVIVTGGHAGIGRAATRALSAAGASVTVGARHPDRAAAAVAGIERVEVSRLDLLDPASVDAFAARYADSGRTLHILINGAGLAAPAELEQDARGYEAQFATNHLGHFQLTLGLLPALRAAHGARVVTVSSGAQRFGEIRWDDPHFATGGYEPTVAYAQSKLANVLFTVELDRRFAEDGIRGYAVHPGVVVGTALNSAAGEEGLRAAGLVDDSGAPIIDPEHGKKNLQQGASTIVFAAASPLLADIGGVYLKDNDISVLDDEPRPMSAVEPPSEIMSHALDPEAAQRLWELSEQLLKG is encoded by the coding sequence ATGACACCAGATACGACGCAGCAGCAGCATCCGATCGGATCGGGCTTCACCGCCGCCTCGACGGCCGAGGAGGTGCTTCGGGGCATCGACCTGTCCGGAAAGAACGTCATCGTGACCGGCGGCCATGCCGGAATCGGCCGGGCGGCAACGCGGGCGCTGAGCGCGGCGGGCGCCTCGGTCACCGTCGGGGCGCGCCATCCGGACCGCGCCGCCGCGGCGGTCGCCGGCATCGAGCGTGTCGAGGTGAGCCGGCTGGACCTGCTGGACCCGGCGTCCGTCGATGCCTTCGCGGCCCGGTACGCCGATTCCGGGCGCACGCTGCACATCCTGATCAACGGTGCGGGCCTCGCGGCTCCCGCGGAACTCGAGCAGGACGCGCGCGGCTACGAGGCGCAGTTCGCAACCAACCACCTGGGCCATTTCCAGCTGACGCTCGGCCTGCTGCCCGCGCTGCGCGCCGCGCACGGCGCCCGGGTGGTCACGGTGTCGTCCGGGGCTCAGCGCTTCGGTGAGATTCGCTGGGACGACCCGCATTTCGCCACCGGCGGCTACGAACCCACCGTCGCCTACGCCCAGTCCAAGCTCGCGAACGTGCTGTTCACGGTCGAGTTGGACCGCCGATTCGCCGAGGACGGAATCCGCGGCTACGCGGTGCATCCCGGAGTCGTCGTCGGCACGGCTCTCAACAGCGCCGCGGGCGAGGAAGGGCTGCGGGCCGCGGGACTCGTCGACGACTCGGGGGCGCCGATCATCGACCCCGAGCACGGGAAGAAGAACCTCCAGCAGGGTGCGAGCACTATCGTCTTCGCGGCCGCCAGCCCGCTGCTGGCCGATATCGGCGGCGTGTACCTCAAGGACAACGACATCTCGGTGCTGGACGACGAGCCCAGGCCGATGTCCGCCGTGGAACCCCCTTCGGAGATCATGTCCCATGCCCTCGATCCCGAAGCCGCCCAGCGACTCTGGGAACTGAGCGAGCAACTGCTGAAGGGCTGA
- a CDS encoding DUF5995 family protein codes for MVARSLVVGMVTAVLGVSGTSVAGAEMVAGVPAAVCGSPLSSDEISTVTELSDTTTLAAAGLPRLEEAVDRHHRITEILAEHRDRRGLFSIGLDVAELAAVMPLQRNPIAFASPGYAQAISFELLRRYLDNVHGEFTGGFVESHWAQYFSLAERCELSGARVAMVGYNAHITVDLAYATAAVGSRPDNAGDFFRIVDAIASSGSGIVDRTKAVYGADLGPLWRLYFVGEGLDQLAGQGVATGALLRAADAGYNVIVFGNGLALQDPGAKPVAEADIRALFDTANVAFDVLAQLRGL; via the coding sequence ATGGTTGCTCGGAGCCTGGTGGTCGGTATGGTGACGGCGGTGCTCGGTGTGAGCGGTACGTCGGTCGCCGGGGCGGAGATGGTGGCCGGTGTTCCGGCGGCGGTGTGCGGGAGTCCGCTGTCGTCCGACGAGATCTCCACTGTCACCGAGCTTTCCGATACGACGACCCTGGCCGCGGCCGGGTTGCCGCGGCTGGAGGAGGCCGTCGACCGGCACCATCGGATCACGGAGATCCTGGCGGAGCATCGCGACCGGCGGGGGCTGTTCTCGATCGGGCTGGACGTCGCCGAGCTGGCGGCGGTGATGCCCCTGCAGCGCAATCCCATCGCCTTCGCTTCGCCCGGCTATGCGCAGGCGATCAGCTTCGAACTGTTGCGGCGGTATCTGGACAATGTGCACGGCGAGTTCACCGGGGGTTTCGTGGAATCGCACTGGGCGCAGTACTTCTCGCTGGCCGAACGGTGCGAGCTGTCGGGTGCGCGGGTGGCCATGGTCGGTTACAACGCGCACATCACCGTCGATCTCGCCTACGCGACGGCGGCCGTGGGAAGCAGGCCGGACAACGCCGGTGATTTCTTCCGGATCGTGGATGCGATCGCCTCGTCGGGCTCCGGGATCGTGGATCGGACCAAGGCGGTGTACGGGGCCGATCTGGGTCCCCTGTGGCGGCTCTACTTCGTCGGTGAGGGATTGGATCAGCTGGCGGGGCAAGGGGTCGCCACCGGCGCGCTACTCCGGGCCGCGGACGCGGGGTACAACGTGATCGTGTTCGGGAACGGGCTGGCCCTGCAGGATCCGGGTGCGAAACCCGTGGCCGAGGCCGACATCCGGGCCCTGTTCGACACGGCGAACGTGGCGTTCGACGTGCTGGCACAGTTGCGGGGGCTGTGA
- a CDS encoding cyclopropane-fatty-acyl-phospholipid synthase family protein gives MSSVPTRAAAAAATNRHYDLPPEVFEAFLDARMKYTCGLYRTGGESLDEAQRDKLAYIARLLHVGAGQRVLDIGCGWGSLAVYLAVEHGCRVTAVTPSRVQSEYVRDRAAGAGVTGLVTVETGYFPDVSLPAAEFDAIAMVEVIEHMPDHGAALAQTARMLRRQGHLYLSATCYRSGDHQADAEHRPGSEHAVGLYGFTAMVTLSKIIGALETAGFSIAALTDMTSHYRQTMAHWQQRITDNRQRMEVAAPGFGTEISRYFDTAVASWGYTARNYSIAAVRSRMGRSEYCDDIGPAHRRTCPAS, from the coding sequence ATGAGCAGCGTGCCGACTCGTGCCGCCGCCGCTGCCGCGACCAATCGGCATTATGATCTGCCGCCCGAGGTGTTCGAGGCGTTCCTGGATGCCCGGATGAAGTACACGTGTGGTCTGTACCGCACCGGTGGTGAGTCGCTGGATGAGGCGCAGCGGGACAAGCTGGCTTATATCGCTCGGCTGCTGCATGTCGGTGCGGGGCAGCGGGTTCTCGATATCGGTTGTGGCTGGGGAAGTCTCGCGGTGTATCTGGCGGTCGAGCACGGCTGCCGGGTGACTGCGGTGACCCCGTCTCGCGTGCAGTCGGAGTATGTGCGTGACCGTGCGGCCGGGGCGGGCGTCACCGGCCTCGTCACCGTCGAAACCGGCTACTTTCCCGACGTGTCGCTACCGGCAGCCGAGTTCGATGCGATCGCGATGGTGGAGGTCATCGAGCACATGCCCGATCACGGTGCCGCACTGGCACAAACCGCACGTATGTTGCGGCGGCAGGGCCATCTGTACCTGTCCGCCACCTGTTACCGCAGCGGCGATCATCAGGCCGACGCCGAGCATCGGCCCGGCAGCGAGCATGCCGTCGGTCTCTACGGATTCACCGCGATGGTCACCCTGTCGAAGATCATCGGCGCACTGGAGACGGCGGGCTTCAGCATCGCGGCGCTCACCGACATGACATCGCATTACCGGCAGACGATGGCGCACTGGCAGCAGCGGATCACCGACAACCGGCAGCGCATGGAGGTCGCCGCTCCGGGCTTCGGTACCGAGATCAGCCGTTATTTCGATACCGCCGTGGCCAGTTGGGGATACACGGCACGCAATTACTCGATCGCCGCGGTGCGGTCGCGCATGGGCAGGTCCGAATACTGCGACGACATCGGCCCGGCACACCGCCGGACGTGTCCGGCGTCCTGA
- a CDS encoding acyl carrier protein, with product MATAEQQQPTPSRATVLDSVRAQLRGELGLIEHELPESEQLDLLPAADSVRLMRVVAALENEYDVEADDNAIRAADTVGDLVDLISAALADSDR from the coding sequence GTGGCAACCGCAGAACAACAACAGCCGACCCCCTCGCGTGCAACGGTTCTGGATTCGGTGCGGGCGCAGCTTCGCGGCGAGCTGGGATTGATCGAGCACGAGTTGCCGGAATCGGAGCAGCTCGATCTGCTGCCGGCCGCGGATTCCGTGCGACTCATGCGAGTGGTCGCGGCGCTGGAGAACGAGTACGACGTGGAAGCCGACGACAATGCCATCCGCGCGGCCGACACCGTCGGTGATCTGGTCGACCTCATCAGCGCCGCCCTGGCGGACAGCGACCGATGA